A window of the Yersinia rochesterensis genome harbors these coding sequences:
- a CDS encoding MFS transporter → MNANTAGSSSRHVFHYAPFRNLFFARLLTVLGNGIAPIALAFAVLDIGGSATDLGLVVAARSIFNVAFLLIGGVLADRYSRSMVLLSSSTIAALSQGVVAWLVLDGTATIMGLAVLGTINGAAAGIALPASSAMVPQTVPAYNLRAANAFIQVGIYAGTVIGASLGGILTSAVGPGWGLAVDALGFAASAPLYFFVRTNSAPSLASNTNILQDLRDGWKEFIARAWVWSIVAQFTVINAAFSGVVMILGPIIADNSFGRASWGMIVAAESVGLIIGSFIALRWRPRRDLFIGVILVSFCAIPIILLSMVSSTFILMTGFFIAGIGFGQFGVVWANALQTHIPPNKLARVYAYDAMGSFVAIPIGELAAGPLSMHYGNSAVLLASAVAVVIATVATGLTPAIRQLDNGSKVKSCDER, encoded by the coding sequence GTGAATGCCAATACCGCAGGCTCATCTTCCCGCCATGTATTTCACTATGCGCCGTTTAGAAACTTATTTTTCGCCCGACTTCTCACGGTATTAGGCAATGGCATTGCGCCTATCGCCTTGGCTTTTGCTGTGCTGGATATTGGCGGTTCCGCCACCGACTTAGGTTTGGTGGTTGCAGCGCGCTCTATTTTCAATGTGGCTTTCTTATTGATTGGTGGGGTACTCGCCGATCGCTATTCCCGCAGCATGGTGTTGCTCTCTTCATCTACCATTGCCGCCTTATCCCAAGGCGTTGTTGCCTGGTTAGTGCTTGATGGAACAGCAACCATCATGGGGTTGGCTGTACTTGGAACTATTAATGGCGCAGCGGCGGGTATCGCGCTACCTGCTTCTTCGGCTATGGTTCCACAAACTGTACCCGCCTATAACCTCAGGGCGGCCAATGCTTTTATTCAAGTGGGTATCTATGCAGGAACAGTGATTGGAGCTTCATTAGGCGGCATTCTGACCAGTGCTGTTGGGCCAGGATGGGGTTTAGCTGTTGATGCTTTAGGATTTGCTGCCTCCGCACCACTCTATTTTTTTGTTCGAACCAACTCAGCACCATCTTTAGCATCAAATACCAACATCTTGCAGGATCTGCGCGATGGGTGGAAAGAATTTATTGCTCGTGCGTGGGTGTGGTCTATTGTCGCTCAGTTCACGGTTATTAATGCCGCTTTCAGCGGTGTCGTGATGATCCTTGGCCCGATCATTGCCGATAATTCATTTGGTCGGGCAAGTTGGGGCATGATAGTGGCAGCAGAAAGTGTTGGCCTGATTATCGGCTCATTTATTGCTCTGCGCTGGCGTCCTCGACGCGACTTGTTTATTGGTGTGATTCTGGTTTCGTTTTGCGCTATCCCGATTATTCTCCTCAGTATGGTTTCTTCAACATTCATTCTGATGACAGGATTTTTTATTGCTGGGATTGGTTTTGGTCAATTCGGTGTGGTTTGGGCGAATGCGCTACAAACGCATATTCCCCCCAATAAACTCGCTCGTGTTTATGCCTATGATGCTATGGGGTCATTCGTGGCGATCCCCATTGGGGAACTTGCGGCAGGCCCACTGAGTATGCATTACGGTAATTCCGCTGTTTTATTGGCTTCCGCAGTTGCTGTGGTGATAGCCACCGTCGCAACCGGCCTTACCCCGGCGATTAGGCAGCTTGATAATGGGTCTAAAGTAAAATCATGCGATGAGCGATAA
- a CDS encoding DNA repair protein, with protein MKKLIKRLEIIKSGIELEDDDIIRHQLPYLKSETQDAVLVFIVMAIEQGKFIHALEAISAWLGSKQGVTQWQDIELSACKLELKALEEQLSDLIDKRNERIQLLDDFNDLYLVRLGPLMKQILNLRKQLAESTLRKAEAEARRRERDYRNCQQYISQAIDELASLKQRWLSLSTISNETIEIRNRIQQQAELITALLAEIKGLENSFCTRNTESTRKAREEAKEKYESYQEKQTDAEQRLNNDKKLSSEQRQELKRLWRQASRLCHPDLVADEFKEKAHQLMVQLNQARQKGDFPTIHALLESLKQGLEPLMASDLIDDLERLRRKINDVRKQIDVILHELNTLEEEESWRLATSLPDKDKWFREQENVLSTTLNLLERQVKEASKVRYEAGY; from the coding sequence ATGAAAAAACTTATTAAACGGCTGGAGATCATTAAAAGCGGTATTGAGCTTGAAGATGACGACATTATTCGGCATCAACTCCCTTATCTTAAAAGTGAGACTCAGGATGCTGTGCTTGTTTTTATCGTCATGGCGATCGAACAGGGAAAATTCATCCATGCTCTGGAAGCTATTTCAGCATGGTTGGGCAGTAAGCAAGGTGTCACGCAGTGGCAAGATATCGAATTATCAGCTTGCAAACTTGAGCTGAAAGCGCTGGAGGAACAGTTAAGCGATTTGATTGATAAACGCAATGAACGTATTCAGTTGCTAGATGATTTTAATGACCTTTACCTGGTGCGCCTCGGCCCATTAATGAAGCAAATCCTCAATTTACGCAAACAGTTGGCGGAAAGTACCTTGCGTAAAGCCGAGGCGGAAGCCCGTCGCAGAGAGCGCGATTATCGCAACTGCCAACAGTATATTTCTCAAGCTATAGATGAGCTTGCTTCGCTAAAACAGCGCTGGCTGTCACTCTCCACCATCTCGAATGAAACTATTGAGATTCGAAACCGGATTCAGCAACAAGCTGAGTTGATTACCGCATTGCTGGCGGAGATCAAAGGATTGGAAAACAGTTTTTGCACCCGCAATACTGAGTCAACACGCAAAGCCCGTGAAGAAGCCAAAGAGAAATACGAAAGTTATCAGGAAAAACAAACCGATGCCGAGCAGCGGCTCAATAACGATAAGAAACTCTCTTCTGAACAACGTCAGGAACTCAAGCGGTTATGGCGGCAAGCTAGCCGGCTGTGCCATCCAGATTTAGTGGCGGATGAGTTTAAAGAGAAAGCCCATCAACTGATGGTTCAGCTTAATCAAGCTCGCCAAAAAGGGGATTTTCCGACAATTCATGCTTTGCTGGAGAGTTTAAAGCAAGGGCTTGAGCCACTGATGGCCAGTGACCTTATTGATGACCTTGAACGGCTTCGCCGAAAAATTAATGATGTCAGGAAGCAGATTGACGTGATATTGCACGAGCTGAACACTCTTGAGGAAGAAGAATCATGGCGACTGGCCACTTCTTTACCCGATAAAGATAAATGGTTCAGAGAGCAAGAGAATGTATTATCCACGACGCTTAATCTTCTTGAAAGACAGGTTAAAGAAGCATCAAAAGTGCGGTATGAAGCCGGATATTGA
- a CDS encoding GNAT family N-acetyltransferase: protein MTQQNIINIRDFLEEDAEGICTLFRTVYGEHYVYPDIYMPSMIRYHNDQGKWCSAVAIWEEKIVGHAILWFGMDSKSAELAFVVVHPSVRGRGVATRLSKHLFNYAYHRALTTLSIKMVSSHPRTQQLAHTLGFHSIGLLLDYVDSPFGHNARESIILGVLPLQPRPLPHCLTVFGHIGWLNSLIGLFGTTPQAPTRNNAFPLQISAQGNRVDVILTDASLGSVREIAYLPLNRLIHLSISINDVLPSLLPVLHLAGYVDTGLAPASEGQWYWLLQRGYAKHEPELLCPIANSLYAGI, encoded by the coding sequence ATGACACAGCAAAATATCATTAATATCCGTGATTTTCTGGAGGAAGACGCGGAAGGTATTTGTACATTATTCAGAACGGTATATGGCGAACACTATGTCTATCCCGATATTTATATGCCATCAATGATTCGCTACCACAATGACCAAGGAAAGTGGTGTTCGGCAGTTGCCATTTGGGAAGAGAAAATTGTCGGCCATGCCATTTTATGGTTTGGTATGGATTCGAAAAGTGCTGAATTAGCGTTTGTTGTTGTTCATCCTTCGGTCAGGGGAAGAGGCGTCGCAACCCGCCTAAGTAAGCATCTGTTTAATTATGCTTATCATCGGGCATTGACCACTCTGAGCATTAAAATGGTGTCAAGCCACCCCCGAACTCAACAGTTAGCTCACACACTCGGATTTCACTCAATTGGATTACTGCTAGACTACGTTGACTCGCCTTTTGGTCATAATGCTCGGGAAAGCATCATTTTGGGGGTGCTGCCATTACAACCTCGCCCTCTACCACATTGTCTGACAGTATTCGGTCACATTGGCTGGCTTAATTCTCTGATTGGCTTATTTGGTACAACACCGCAAGCGCCTACTCGCAATAATGCCTTTCCATTACAAATTTCTGCCCAAGGTAATCGAGTCGATGTGATTCTGACGGACGCGTCACTGGGTAGTGTCAGAGAAATCGCCTATTTGCCACTCAATAGATTGATTCATCTGAGCATAAGTATCAATGATGTACTGCCATCTTTACTCCCCGTTTTACACCTGGCAGGTTATGTAGATACTGGATTGGCCCCAGCCTCTGAAGGTCAGTGGTATTGGTTATTACAGCGGGGTTATGCCAAACATGAACCGGAACTACTGTGTCCTATTGCTAACTCTCTCTATGCTGGTATTTGA
- a CDS encoding aldehyde dehydrogenase family protein, with amino-acid sequence MYLIQSQIYKSLTLEQAISMLTHRLAIHLSRPCKPETVIKCAEHFIKRLNDNALLPDLDEGVRQEIIAFCHPDALCCKIERELGSNPFSLRRINFCEPHFESWRPLGVVVHITPSNAPLLPFFAILESLLVGNINWLRPSSSEQGINIQLLQAFLNCDDSGELANFVAVLPAKIDELPQLLTYADGVSAWGGDTALEAIRKQLPAGCRWIEWGHKISFAYLEHNILDAHIFEALADEICRFDQQACSSPQIVFVDSDDANILRNVGNQLAQAMLHRQKQWSPLIPNQQEAADITTCLAFTRMDEVFADIPGKIWAGDNWRIIWKHVSAIEPSPLFRTVLLRPLPQQMLLQALHPWRTRLQTCGLAVSTGHITTLSHLMLAAGVDRITSLQKMHESYAGEPHDGVYALTRLARRVSVTLATNMLPRQATLNLNQPAPAIFQDHPIMDKTDFQNSAMQPCAQLFFRSGGSSGTPKLSGFTYRDYHSQMQAAADGLFAAGLNPASDRVLNLMYGGNLYGGLLSLFTVLNQLEVPQYPMGGPHDGNYSDIAQLIVNQQIDTLIGMPGTIYQLFLSEDETLRAYGGIKKLMLAGEHMGSTQHTFLTGFGINTICSALYGSVDAGPLGHACTSSPKGIFHLMTDIQWLEIVDLDHDEPVAPGESGRMLFTSITREGQKIIRYEIGDIGRWIEGECACGVTSPRFELLGRHGDLIRIGTLFIQPQQLAKLANVPVQFILEYSSCGCELIRLLVDGDADSVRRKICMDADLITALDGDLLKLDVCSRPLAQFERHPHSGKKPLVIDKRR; translated from the coding sequence ATGTATCTCATACAAAGCCAAATCTATAAATCGCTTACACTTGAACAAGCCATTTCTATGCTGACGCATCGTCTGGCTATCCATCTATCCCGACCATGCAAACCCGAAACAGTCATTAAGTGTGCCGAACACTTTATTAAGCGATTAAATGATAATGCGTTGCTACCGGATCTGGATGAAGGGGTACGGCAGGAAATTATCGCTTTTTGTCATCCTGATGCCCTGTGCTGTAAAATCGAACGTGAACTAGGTAGCAACCCTTTTTCGTTACGCCGCATCAATTTCTGCGAACCACATTTTGAAAGTTGGAGGCCACTCGGTGTTGTCGTACATATTACACCCAGCAATGCTCCGTTACTGCCGTTTTTCGCTATTCTGGAAAGTCTACTCGTAGGCAATATCAATTGGCTGCGCCCAAGCTCCAGTGAACAAGGTATTAATATCCAGCTACTGCAAGCGTTTCTTAATTGTGATGACTCCGGCGAGCTCGCTAATTTCGTTGCAGTATTGCCAGCCAAGATAGACGAGCTGCCACAATTATTGACGTATGCCGATGGTGTATCTGCCTGGGGAGGCGATACAGCACTTGAAGCCATCCGCAAACAATTACCCGCAGGATGCCGCTGGATAGAGTGGGGCCATAAGATCAGTTTTGCCTATCTGGAACACAATATCCTTGATGCTCATATCTTCGAGGCATTGGCCGATGAAATCTGCCGTTTTGATCAGCAAGCATGTTCTAGCCCACAAATTGTTTTTGTCGATAGCGATGATGCCAATATCTTGCGAAATGTTGGCAATCAACTGGCACAGGCTATGCTGCACCGTCAGAAACAATGGTCTCCGTTGATACCAAATCAACAAGAAGCCGCAGACATCACTACCTGTCTAGCCTTTACTCGCATGGATGAAGTATTTGCTGATATACCAGGCAAAATCTGGGCTGGTGATAATTGGCGTATTATCTGGAAGCATGTTTCTGCCATCGAGCCTTCACCGCTATTTCGCACAGTTTTGCTGCGTCCTTTACCGCAACAAATGCTACTTCAGGCACTACACCCTTGGCGTACTCGTTTACAAACCTGTGGTCTCGCAGTTTCTACTGGGCATATTACAACACTAAGTCACTTAATGTTGGCTGCGGGTGTTGACCGCATTACCTCATTACAAAAGATGCACGAGAGCTATGCCGGGGAGCCACATGATGGTGTCTATGCTCTTACCCGACTGGCCCGTCGAGTATCAGTGACACTCGCGACGAATATGCTGCCACGACAAGCCACTCTTAATCTTAATCAACCGGCTCCCGCTATATTTCAAGACCACCCTATTATGGACAAGACCGATTTTCAGAACAGCGCCATGCAACCCTGTGCTCAGCTTTTCTTTCGCAGTGGAGGTAGTAGCGGTACACCAAAGCTTTCCGGGTTTACCTACCGCGATTACCACAGCCAAATGCAAGCTGCCGCAGACGGCTTGTTCGCTGCCGGGCTGAATCCCGCAAGCGACAGGGTTCTCAACCTAATGTATGGCGGTAATCTGTATGGTGGTTTGTTGAGTTTATTCACTGTTCTAAATCAGTTGGAAGTCCCCCAATATCCCATGGGGGGGCCTCATGATGGCAACTATAGCGACATCGCCCAACTTATAGTGAATCAACAAATTGACACACTGATCGGCATGCCCGGCACCATTTATCAGCTCTTCCTGAGCGAAGATGAAACGCTACGTGCATACGGCGGGATCAAAAAGCTAATGTTGGCCGGAGAGCATATGGGATCAACCCAGCATACGTTTCTCACAGGCTTCGGTATCAATACTATTTGTTCGGCTCTCTACGGTTCAGTTGATGCTGGCCCTCTTGGGCATGCCTGCACTTCCAGTCCAAAAGGCATATTTCATCTAATGACTGATATCCAATGGCTGGAAATAGTTGATTTGGATCACGATGAACCTGTAGCGCCAGGTGAGTCTGGGCGTATGTTGTTTACATCAATAACCCGCGAAGGACAAAAGATCATTCGCTACGAAATAGGTGATATAGGCCGCTGGATCGAGGGGGAATGTGCTTGTGGTGTTACCAGCCCACGCTTCGAACTGCTGGGGCGTCACGGCGACCTGATTCGCATCGGTACTCTGTTCATTCAACCTCAACAGTTGGCCAAATTAGCTAATGTCCCTGTGCAGTTTATTCTCGAATACTCCTCTTGTGGATGCGAACTTATTCGCCTGTTGGTTGACGGTGATGCCGACAGTGTGCGTAGAAAAATCTGTATGGATGCAGACTTAATCACTGCTCTGGACGGGGATCTTCTTAAGCTAGACGTCTGTAGCCGACCACTCGCGCAATTTGAACGACATCCCCACAGTGGAAAAAAACCCTTAGTGATAGACAAGCGGCGTTAA
- a CDS encoding acyl-protein synthase, with protein MADLLTTNFFIQLSRKIDVINLTSVNMLCGLEQPSLSGVDADRLFDTAMREIVAYHLVHTPNYARWLSHNGFDPNEIAAPQDWSQLPPIFANYFKRHLLLSKSGEGALELTSSGTTGQKSRMCYDKRSMDAAQNMVDHIFRYYGWETLDTPCNYLLLSYEPAGAITLGTAYTDQFICKYAPVKRVVYALRQTGKSHEFDSFGVIRALQEFAEEGEPVRILGFPAFMWFALERMREMGLPELRLSPDSLAFFGGGWKTHADKEIPKTRLYARLSEQLGIPETRCRDGYGSVEHCVPYVECPNHHFHVPVYAKAYVRDTTTFDVQDYGQLGFIQFISPYITSSPAHSVVMSDLAVLHRAEACGCGIQTDWFELFGRASAHKSRSCALAASELIQEF; from the coding sequence TTGGCTGATCTGCTGACAACAAACTTTTTCATTCAATTATCAAGGAAGATTGATGTGATAAATCTCACCAGTGTAAATATGCTATGTGGACTCGAACAACCCTCTTTATCCGGCGTTGATGCAGATCGACTATTTGATACTGCCATGCGCGAAATAGTGGCGTACCACCTTGTTCATACCCCAAATTATGCCCGATGGCTATCCCACAACGGTTTTGATCCCAATGAGATAGCAGCCCCTCAAGACTGGTCACAACTGCCCCCTATTTTTGCTAATTATTTCAAGCGACATTTGTTGTTAAGCAAGTCAGGCGAAGGCGCTTTGGAACTAACATCATCTGGCACTACAGGCCAAAAAAGCCGAATGTGCTATGACAAACGTAGTATGGATGCGGCTCAAAATATGGTTGACCATATCTTCCGCTATTATGGCTGGGAAACCCTCGACACCCCCTGTAATTACTTGCTTTTGAGCTACGAGCCTGCGGGTGCCATCACCCTCGGCACCGCCTATACCGACCAATTTATCTGCAAATATGCGCCAGTTAAACGCGTCGTTTATGCTCTACGCCAAACAGGAAAAAGTCACGAATTTGATTCTTTCGGCGTCATTCGTGCTTTGCAAGAATTTGCTGAAGAAGGTGAGCCGGTACGCATATTGGGATTCCCTGCTTTTATGTGGTTTGCGCTAGAACGCATGCGTGAAATGGGCCTACCTGAACTGAGGCTATCACCCGACTCATTAGCCTTCTTTGGCGGTGGGTGGAAAACACATGCTGATAAGGAGATTCCTAAAACCAGATTGTACGCCCGGTTAAGTGAGCAGCTAGGTATTCCTGAAACTCGTTGCCGTGATGGTTATGGTTCAGTTGAACATTGCGTACCCTACGTTGAATGCCCAAACCATCATTTCCATGTGCCGGTTTACGCCAAAGCATATGTTCGTGATACCACAACTTTTGACGTGCAAGATTATGGGCAGCTTGGTTTTATCCAGTTTATATCGCCCTATATAACTTCCAGCCCTGCTCATAGTGTGGTCATGAGTGACCTTGCGGTGCTACACCGCGCTGAAGCCTGTGGTTGTGGTATTCAAACCGACTGGTTCGAGCTATTTGGCCGCGCAAGTGCCCACAAATCCCGCAGTTGTGCTCTCGCGGCATCTGAACTAATTCAGGAGTTTTGA
- a CDS encoding MdfA family multidrug efflux MFS transporter, protein MPNSLLPISPYRALLFCLLLSLFELLTYVGSDVIMPGMLNVVSDLQAENSYVPLSLNAYLLGGVAFQWLIGPLSDRVGRRPLLLFGCMMFTMACLATYWVNDIRLFIALRFIQGIGLGFVIVVSYPALQECFAESDAVRLMAIFSNIALLSPLLGPLIGSALLSFMTWRMLFILIAVLAALVWMGLFWLMPETIGVIRKDGSKLPLQPLQVGSIIKAYLDLLYNRRFMSGSIALGLIGLPIFAWIALSPLLLVHNLGMSMTEYALWQFPVFGALIAGNFALNYTIKHFSIEQLLRMALLPVLCGLAFALVTILITDHVIALITGLSIYAFGLGICNATLYRITLFSSDSGKGTVSAMLGMISVAIFGLGSILLTTLGAGNSLEAYIIGATFSAFAAALPILYLCSPSRENLIG, encoded by the coding sequence ATGCCTAATTCATTACTCCCTATTTCGCCCTATCGTGCATTATTATTTTGCCTACTGCTTTCTTTGTTCGAACTCCTCACCTATGTGGGTAGCGATGTTATCATGCCAGGCATGCTGAACGTCGTCTCTGATTTGCAGGCTGAAAATAGCTACGTTCCTCTATCTCTCAATGCCTATCTGCTGGGTGGAGTTGCTTTCCAATGGCTTATTGGCCCCCTTTCTGACCGCGTTGGCCGCCGCCCTTTACTGCTATTTGGTTGCATGATGTTTACCATGGCGTGTTTAGCTACTTATTGGGTTAATGATATCCGCCTGTTTATCGCCTTGCGTTTCATTCAGGGCATTGGGTTAGGATTTGTTATCGTGGTTAGTTACCCTGCACTTCAAGAATGTTTTGCAGAATCGGATGCCGTGCGTTTAATGGCCATTTTCTCAAACATAGCACTTCTTTCTCCTTTGCTTGGTCCGCTAATAGGAAGTGCACTTCTGTCGTTTATGACATGGCGCATGCTGTTTATCTTAATTGCCGTACTCGCCGCATTAGTTTGGATGGGATTATTCTGGTTAATGCCTGAAACCATTGGAGTGATTCGCAAGGACGGAAGTAAGCTGCCCCTGCAGCCGCTACAGGTTGGCAGCATCATCAAAGCCTATCTCGACCTGTTGTACAATCGGCGCTTTATGTCGGGCAGCATAGCTCTTGGTCTAATTGGCCTACCTATATTCGCCTGGATAGCGCTGTCTCCACTGCTGCTTGTACACAACCTTGGTATGAGCATGACCGAATATGCACTGTGGCAATTTCCCGTATTTGGTGCATTAATCGCAGGCAATTTTGCCCTGAATTATACAATTAAACACTTCTCAATTGAACAATTGCTGCGTATGGCATTACTTCCAGTTTTGTGCGGATTGGCTTTCGCATTAGTCACGATTCTTATTACCGATCATGTCATTGCGCTTATTACCGGGCTATCGATTTATGCTTTCGGCCTCGGCATCTGCAATGCCACCCTATATAGAATCACACTATTTTCAAGTGATAGCGGCAAAGGTACTGTCTCCGCAATGCTTGGAATGATATCGGTCGCTATTTTTGGCCTTGGTAGCATCCTCCTTACGACTCTTGGTGCTGGCAATAGTCTTGAAGCTTATATTATAGGAGCTACCTTCTCGGCTTTTGCCGCCGCACTACCCATTTTATACCTTTGTAGCCCGAGTCGGGAAAATCTGATTGGCTGA
- the yghU gene encoding glutathione-dependent disulfide-bond oxidoreductase has product MKDNEYQPPKVWTENNASGGVWSKINRPTAGARYEASLPIGKHPLQLYSMGTPNGQKVTILLEELLALGEKGAEYDAHLIRIGEGDQFSSGFVAVNPNSKIPALMDHSTTPPIRVFESGAILLYLADKFGHFLPKSPAARTEALNWLFWLQGAAPYLGGGFGHFYHYAPVKIEYAIDRFTMEAKRQLDLLNTQLATHEYIAGDEYSIADIAIWPWYGNLVLGLQYEAGEFLDVKSYPHLIRWTETIAKRPAVQRGRIVNKTWGAAEEQLAERHDASDFDHL; this is encoded by the coding sequence ATGAAAGATAACGAATATCAGCCACCGAAAGTCTGGACAGAAAACAACGCCAGCGGCGGTGTGTGGTCGAAAATCAACCGCCCGACGGCGGGTGCCAGATATGAAGCTAGCCTACCTATTGGTAAACACCCATTGCAGCTGTATTCCATGGGGACGCCGAATGGTCAGAAGGTCACCATTCTGCTGGAGGAGTTGTTGGCTTTGGGCGAAAAAGGTGCGGAATATGATGCTCATCTGATTCGTATCGGCGAGGGTGATCAGTTCTCAAGTGGTTTTGTTGCCGTCAATCCAAATTCAAAGATCCCAGCCTTGATGGACCATTCAACCACCCCGCCGATCAGGGTATTTGAATCTGGTGCTATTTTGCTTTATTTAGCAGATAAATTCGGCCATTTCCTGCCAAAATCGCCTGCGGCAAGAACCGAAGCGCTCAATTGGCTGTTTTGGTTACAGGGCGCAGCCCCCTATTTAGGCGGCGGTTTCGGTCATTTTTATCACTATGCACCGGTAAAAATCGAATACGCCATCGACCGTTTCACCATGGAAGCCAAACGTCAGCTCGATTTGCTCAATACACAGCTCGCGACTCATGAATATATCGCCGGTGATGAGTATTCTATTGCGGATATTGCTATCTGGCCGTGGTATGGCAATTTGGTGTTGGGTTTGCAATATGAGGCGGGTGAATTCCTGGATGTGAAATCCTATCCCCACCTAATACGTTGGACTGAAACTATTGCCAAGCGCCCTGCGGTACAGCGCGGCCGTATCGTCAATAAAACCTGGGGTGCAGCAGAAGAACAGTTAGCTGAACGTCATGATGCTTCCGATTTTGACCACTTATAA
- the norR gene encoding nitric oxide reductase transcriptional regulator NorR translates to MSLSIQSLAQIAIELQSGLSGQDRFQKLISSLRQLLQCDASALLRYEHQLFRPLAIDGLSPDVLGRRFSLSSHPRLEAIARAGNVVRFPTDSHLPDPYDGLIPGHDELKVHACIGLPLFADQELIGALTFDSMNPAQFDRFSDEELKLIGVLASSALNNALLVDVLEKQAVPTVSSLNIHKQIVQHSEDEMIGLSPLILQLKHEIEVVAGSELNVLITGETGVGKELVAKAIHHLSPRATNALIYLNCAALPENVAESELFGHVKGAFTGAIHDRTGKFEIADNGTLFLDEIGELSLVLQAKLLRVIQYGDLQRVGDDSTKRVNVRIIAATNCDLKQAVIEGRFRVDLFHRLSVFPLHVPPLRERKGDIILLAGFFVERIRKKLAIKQLGIPPATLAMLENYRWPGNVRELEHAIYRAAVLARASQHPAESYFLYPDLFNIVASAAPSISHEIFSDDKNIAPQNLQSATRDFQRQLITKVLKEKGMNWSACARALELDTGNLHRLAKRLGIKRSG, encoded by the coding sequence ATGAGTTTATCCATTCAATCGCTCGCTCAAATAGCCATTGAGCTACAAAGCGGTTTATCTGGGCAGGACCGTTTTCAAAAATTAATCAGCAGCTTAAGGCAATTATTACAATGTGATGCTTCGGCGCTGTTGCGTTATGAACATCAATTGTTTCGCCCACTAGCGATTGATGGCCTATCACCCGATGTGTTGGGAAGACGTTTTTCGCTGTCATCTCATCCTCGGCTAGAAGCTATTGCTCGCGCCGGTAATGTGGTGCGTTTCCCCACGGACAGCCACCTTCCTGACCCTTACGACGGCTTGATCCCTGGCCATGATGAACTTAAAGTTCATGCCTGCATTGGTTTACCTTTATTTGCTGATCAAGAACTTATCGGTGCGTTGACTTTCGACAGTATGAATCCTGCTCAATTTGACAGATTTAGTGATGAAGAGCTGAAACTGATTGGAGTATTGGCCTCCTCAGCACTGAATAATGCGCTGTTAGTGGATGTTTTAGAAAAACAAGCTGTGCCCACAGTCAGCTCTTTAAATATCCACAAGCAGATAGTTCAACATTCAGAAGATGAGATGATTGGCCTTTCGCCGTTGATACTGCAACTTAAGCATGAAATCGAAGTCGTTGCCGGATCAGAATTGAATGTGTTGATCACCGGCGAAACCGGGGTAGGGAAAGAACTGGTTGCCAAGGCAATTCACCATTTATCCCCCAGAGCGACCAACGCGCTTATCTATTTAAACTGTGCGGCATTACCGGAAAATGTGGCCGAGAGTGAATTGTTTGGTCATGTTAAGGGCGCTTTTACCGGTGCGATACATGACAGAACCGGCAAATTTGAAATTGCTGATAATGGAACCCTTTTTCTGGACGAAATTGGCGAACTTTCTTTGGTGCTTCAGGCCAAATTGCTGCGTGTTATCCAATATGGTGACTTACAAAGAGTGGGTGATGACAGCACCAAGCGGGTCAATGTGCGTATTATTGCAGCCACTAACTGTGACCTGAAACAAGCTGTTATCGAAGGGCGTTTTCGCGTTGATTTGTTCCACCGGCTCAGTGTATTCCCGTTACATGTTCCGCCACTGAGAGAAAGAAAAGGGGATATCATTCTACTGGCGGGATTTTTTGTTGAGCGAATAAGAAAGAAATTAGCCATCAAGCAATTAGGTATTCCGCCAGCGACATTGGCTATGCTTGAAAATTACCGTTGGCCGGGGAATGTCCGTGAGCTGGAACATGCTATTTACCGCGCGGCGGTATTAGCTCGCGCCTCACAACATCCGGCAGAGTCATACTTTTTATATCCTGACTTATTTAATATTGTCGCGTCAGCAGCGCCGAGTATTTCACACGAGATATTTAGCGATGATAAAAATATAGCCCCGCAAAATTTACAATCTGCCACCCGTGATTTTCAGCGGCAATTAATAACTAAGGTGCTAAAAGAAAAGGGGATGAATTGGTCGGCTTGTGCTCGCGCTCTTGAGCTTGACACCGGCAACCTGCACCGTCTTGCTAAGCGGCTGGGCATCAAACGATCTGGCTAA